The DNA sequence GCGCTGGACGCCCCGGTGGTACGGGGTGAGCGCCCCGTACCGGAGCCGGACCTGCTGGACTGGGAACTGCCGCTGTGGGAACACGGGCTGACGTGCCCCGACGCCCCGCCCACCCGGGTCGACCGCGAGGTGACCGGCGGCGAGGTGCTGCCGTTCGGCGACGGCGCGCGGGTGGTCCACGCCCCCGGTCACACGGCGGGCTCCATCGCCCTCCATCTGCCGCTCCACGGCGTGCTGTTCACCGGGGACAGCGTCGCCTCCGTGGAACGGCGGGTGATGCTCGGCGTGTTCAACGTGGACCGTGCCGGGGCGGCGGCCACGTTCCGGCGACTGGCCGCGCTCGCGCCCCGTACCGTCTGCTTCGGTCACGGCGACCCCCTCACCGAGAACGCCGCCGCGTTGATGGAGGCGGCGGCGAACGGCGCGTGAGCGCCGCCCGCGTGGAGGCCGGCCCCGAAGTCCCGGTCCGCCGGTCAGCCCACCGGCACCCCCGCCTCCAGGTTGAGCACCGTCGACCGCTCGCGCGCCCGCAGGGCCCAGCGCAGCCTCTCGTACCGGGTGGGCGGCAGCAGCCCCGCGGCCTCCTCCTCGGTGACGAAGCGCCAGCCGCGCAGCTCGGAGCCGGGCAGCAGCAGCCGTCCCGCGTCCTCGGAGCGCAACAGGCCGCCGTCGAAGAGGAAGCGCAGACCGCCGTAGCCGGGCGGGCGGGGCGACTCCCAGTCGACGAGCAGCAGGGTGGGGACCCGGTCGAGGCGCAGGCCTATCTCCTCGGCGACCTCACGGATCCCGGCCCGCGCGGGAGCCTCGCCCGCCTCCACGACCCCGCCGGGGAACTCCCACCCCGGTTTGTACGTGGGGTCGACGAGCAGCACCCGGTCCTGCTCGTCGAAGAGCAGCACCCCGGCGGCCACCGTCTCGGCGGTCGGCTCCGGGCTCTGGACGATCGGGCACGGCGCGGCGTTGCCGGTGCGCACGGCGTCCGCGATCCGCTCGGCGGTCTCCCGGGGCGTGAGGGCGCTGTTGTCGACCACATGCGCGTCCTCGGTGATCCAGTCGAGGGCGTCGCGGTACGGGCCGATGTGCTCGTACGCCCATCTCCGCACCCGTTCGCTCTGCTCCTCGTCGCCGGGAAACTCCTCGCGGCCCGCGATCCGGCGTCGCAGGATCGTTTCCTCCGGTGCGAGCGCCACATGCCGGACGGGAATGCGCCGGGAGGCGAGCCCTCCGAAGATCTCGTCGCGGTACTCCTGTCGCAGCAGGGTCATCGGCACCACCAGCACCCCGGGCACCTCGGCGAGCAGCGCCGCCGCCGTGTCCACCACGAGCCGCCGCCAGATCGGCAGATCCTGGAAGTCGGTGACCTCGGCGAGCCGCTTCTGCGGCAGCAGGCCGCGCAGCCCCGCTCCGGTGATCTCCGGGTCGTACAGCGTGCTGTTCGGGATCAGATCGATCAGTTCGCCCGCGGCGCTGGTCTTGCCCGCACTGAACGCACCGTTGATCCAGACGATCACGGTTCCCCCTCTTCCGTAGCCCCCTGTGGCTTGCCCGCAACACCCTGCCGCGGAAACCCCGCGGCGGCGACGGCGTTGACCGGATGCGGCCGTCCGGCGCGATCGGGGGCCGGGTACGACGCCCGGAACGTGACCCAGGGGGCGCCCGGCCTGACGAACCGGGCGCCCCCTGGAAGCTGCTGCGGGGGTTCGCTAGCGAAGCGCGATGGCCGCCGCCGCGGCGCCGACCAGACCCGCGTCGGTGCCCATCACGGCGGGCGCCACGGTCAGCCGCCGGAGGTAGGAGAGCGTGGCGTAGTCGCGCAGGCTGCGGCGCAGCGGCACGAAGAGCACGTCGCCGGCCCCGGCCACTCCCCCGCCGACCACCGCGATGTCGAGGTCCGCCAGGGTGGCGGTGGCGGCGATGCCGGCCGCCAGCGCCTGGGCGGCACGCTCGTAGGAGGCGATGGCGACCGGGTCCCCCGCGCGGGCGGCGACGGCCACCGCCGCGGCCGTCGCGTCGCCGTCCGGGCCGGGCCGCCAGCCGTTCGCCAGCGCGCGGCGGGCGATGTTGGGGCCGCTGGCGATGCCCTCGACGCAGCCGCGCGCACCGCAGGGGCACGGGTCGCCGTCCAGGTCGACGCTGATGTGGCCGATGTGCCCGGCGTTGCCCGAGGGACCGGGCCGCGGGGTGCCGCCGAGGACGAGCCCGCCACCGACGCCCGTCGACACGACGAGGCACAGCGCGTTGTCGTAGCCCCGGGCCGCACCGAGCCAGTGCTCGGCGGCCGTCATCGCGACCCCGTCGCCGACCAGCGCGACCGGCAGTCCGCCCGCCGTCTTGTGCACCCGCTCCACCAGCGGGAAGTCCCGCCAGCCGGGGACGTTGACCGGGCTGACCGTGCCGGCGGCGGCATCCACCGGACCGGCGCTGCCGATGCCGACGGAACCGGCGCGGCCCCACAGGGGCGAGGCCATCAGCTCGCCCAGCACCTCGTCCACGGCGCCCATGACCGCCTCGCCGCCCTCCCGGGCGGGCGTCGGCCGCTGTGCCCGTACGAGGAGGGATCCCTCGCCGTCCACGAGCGCGCCGGCGATCTTGGTGCCGCCGATGTCGAGCGCGGCGACGAGGTCGGTATGCATCGGTGTGGGCTCTCCGGATCGGTGAAGGGGCGGGACCTGCGGGTTCCGACCGTAGTCTGCACAGTCTCCATTCTGTTGACAACGTTGTCCAGGGCCTATGCTCGACGCCACAGCTCCCGCTCACCCCCGCGGCGCCCCGCTCGGGGCCGACGGGAGCACCGCAGCCCCGCCCGTAATCCGACGACAGGACAGCGCACGTGGACCGGACCGCCCGTCATTCCGAGACCCGATACGGCAACCGGCCGACCATGAAGGACGTGGCGGCCCGCGCCGGAGTCGGCCTGAAGACGGTCTCCCGGGTGGTGAACAGCGAGCCCGGCGTCACGCCGGACACCGAACGCCGCGTACAGGAGGCGATCGACGCGCTCGGTTTCCGCCGCAACGACAGCGCCCGTGTACTGCGCAAGGGGCGTACGGCATCCATCGGACTGGTCCTGGAGGATCTGGCGGACCCGTTCTACGGTCCGTTGAGCCGTGCGGTGGAGGAGGTCGCCCGCGCGCACGGCGCGCTGCTGATCAACGGCTCCAGCGCCGAGGACCCGGAGCGGGAGCAGGAGTTGGTGCTGGCGCTGTGCGCCCGCCGGGTGGACGGTCTGATCGTGATCCCGGCGGGCGACGACCACCGTTATCTGGAGCCGGAGATCAAGGCGGGCATCGCCACGGTCTTCGTGGACCGCCCCGCGGGCCACGTGGACGTCGACATGGTGCTCTCCGACAGCTTCGGCGGGTCCAGGGAGGGCGTGGCGCACCTCATCGCGCACGGCCACCGCAGGATCGGGTTCATCGGCGACCAGCCGCGGATCCACACGGCCACCGAGCGACTGCGCGGCTATCACGTCGCCATGCGGGACGCGGGCATCACCGTCGAGGACGGCTGGGTCTCCCTCGGTTCCACCGAGCCGGAGCGGGTGCGGGCCGCCGCCGAGGAGATGCTCTCCGGGCCCGAGCCGGTCACCGCGCTGTTCGCGGGCAACAACCGGGTGACGGTGACGGCGGTCCGGGTGATCGCGGAGCGGGAACGGCCGGTGGCACTGGTCGGGTTCGACGACATCGAGCTGGCCGACCTTCTCGGCATCACCGTGATCTCGCAGGACGCGGCGGCGGTCGGCAGGACCGCCGCCGAGCACCTCTTCCGCCGTCTCGACGGGGCGGACCACGCCACGGCGCGGGTGGAACTGCCGACACGGCTGATCCCGCGCGGCTCGGGCGAACTGCCCCCGGGCTGATACCTGCCGGGCGCGGCCCGTACGAGGGCACGGGCCCGCCCGAGGACGTGGGGCGCCGCGCGGGAGAGTGAGGTCGCGATACGAGGGCGTCGGGCCGCAGGCCGGGGCGCCGCCGCCCGAGGGGCCTCGGTTTCAGGCCCCCGGGCCGGCCGGCCGGAAGTCCCGGGTCAGCAGGGCCAGCAGCTGCGCGGGGGCGTCCTCCTGCACCGTGTGGCCCGCGTCTTCGATCCAGTGCAGTTCGGAGTGCGGGATCAGCGCGTGCAGCTGCTCGGCGAAGTGCGCCGGCAGGAACCGGTCCTCACGCCCCCAGATGATCCGGGTCGGCACCGGAACGTCCCCCAGCAGGTGCTGGAACGCGTCGGTCGCGGCCTGGTCGGCCTGCCGGTACTGGCGGTAGTACGCGGCCCGGCCGCGCTCGCCGCGCCACGGATCGGCATGGGCGGCCAGGACGTCCGCCCGGTAGCCGGTGTGCGTGGCGTGGCGCAGATGGCTCTCGACCAGCGCCTCGTGGGCGTAGCCGGGGAGCTGCTCGAAGAGGTCCGCGTTCTCCCTGATGAGCCGGAAGAGCCCGGTGCCCCAGTCCCCGCAGGCCACCGCGTCCACCAGGGTGAGGTCTGCGTACCGCGCGCCGTCCAGGAGCAGGGGCCGCAGGGCCACGGCGCCTCCGATGTCGTGGGCGATCACACGCGGGCGTTCCAGCCCCCAGTGCTCCAGGAGCCGGGTGAAGACCTTCGCCTGGGCCGCCGGGCCGACGTCCTGCCCGTCGCGCTGCTCCGACTGCCCGAACCCGAGCAGGTCCCAGAGGTAGACGCGGTGGTCGCGGGCGAGGGCCGGGGCGATGTCGCGCCAGATGAGCGAGGAGAACGGGGTGCCGTGCAGCAGGACCACCGGCTTCCCCTCCCCCAGCACGTCCCAGCGGACCGCCCCGTCCGGAGTCTCGAACGTCCTGGTCAGCTTCCCTTTCACGGTGTGCCTCCTGGCTCGCGGTTGGGAGGGGGGACCCCCGCCGGACCATCGACGTTACCAGCTAAGGCCTATTGTCGGTAACCTTGCTACAGTGGCGATCATGCGACGGAACCCTGCGCCCGCGGAGCTCGAACTGGTCGAGGACTTCTGCAACACGGCCACTCATCTCCATGGCGAGGACGATCTCGCCCGGCCGGAGACGGCTGCCCGGTGGCTCGGCGCGCGCGGCTTCCCGGCACCGGCCGATCAGGGAGAGCTGGACTCGCTCACGGAGGCGCGGGAGACCGTGCGGGCCTTTCTGGTCGAGCGGACCTCACCGGAGGCGGTCGACGCCCTCAACCGGCTCATCGCCTCGGTCGCGGGTGCTCCCGCCGTGCGCCCCGACGGGGCGCTCACCCTGCGGCCGGCCTCCGGCGGGGCGGTGGCGGAGGTGGTGCGCCAGGTGCTCGAAGCCCTCCTGATCCACGGCCTGACCGGGCGTCACGCCACCCGCCTCAAGGCCTGCGCGGCCCCGGAGTGCCGCTGGGTCTTCTACGACCGGGCACCGTCGTCGAACGGCCTCTGGTGCGACATGGACGTGTGCGGCGCACGGCACAAGATGCGCGCCTACCGCGCCCGCGGCGGGGCCGCCGCACGCCGGGGCGCCTAAGGGCTGTCCTGCGGGGCGCGTTTCGTCTGATCACGTCGGGCACACGGGAGCGCCCCGGCGGGAGGTCCGTCCCACCGGGGCGCGCTCTTCACCGAGGCCCCTTACGGAGCCGTGACCGTCAGGTCGCCCCGGCGCGGCGAGGCGAAGGCCTCCAGGTCCGCGCGGGTCAGGCCGGTCAGCCGGGCCACCTCGGCGGTGTCCAGCGCGCCGCAGTCGATGCCGCGCAGCAGGTAGCCGCTGAGGGCCTTGGCGGTGGCGGGCTCGTCCATGACGTCGCCGCCCGCCCTGGCCACGTAGGCGGCGAGCCGGGCGGCGGCCGGCTCCAGGCCCTCCCGGTAGAAGGCGTAGACGGCCGCGTAGCGCGTCGGCAGGTGGGCGGGGTGCATGTCCCAGCCCTGGTAGTACGCACGGGCGAGAGCGCGGCGGGTGAGGCCGTAGTGGAGCCGCCAGGCCTCGTGGACCCGGTCGGCCGGGCCCACCGGCAGGACGTTGGTCGAGCCGTCGGAGACGCGTACGCCGGTGCCCGCGGCGGCGACCTGCATGACGGCCTTGGCGTGGTCGGCGGCCGGGTGGTCGCTGGCCTGGTAGGCGGCGCTGACCCCGACGCAGGCGCTGTAGTCGAAGGTGCCGTAGTGCAGCCCGGTCGCACGGCCCCGTGCCGCGTCGATCATGCGGGCGACGGCGGCGGTCCCGTCGGCGGCGAGGATCGACTGGCTGGTCTCGATCTGGATCTCGAAGCCGATGCGTCCGGCGTCCAGGCCGTGCGCCTTCTCGAAGGCTTCGAGGAGCTGGACGAAGGCGGTGACCTGCTCGGGGTAGGTGACCTTCGGAAGGGTCAGCACGAGCCCTTCGGGCAGGCCTCCGGCGGCCATCAGCCCGCTGAGGAAGACGTCCGTGGTACGGATGCCGCGGTCACGGACGCCGGCCTCCATGCACTTCATCCGGATGCCCATGTACGGGGCCGCGGTGCCGTTCGCGTACGCCTCCGAGACCAGCCGGGCGGCGCGGGCGGCGGCCTCGTCCTCCTCGGCGTCCGGGCGGGGGCCGTAGCCGTCCTCGAAGTCGATGCGCAGGTCCTCGACGGGCTCGCGCTCCAGCTTGGCGCGTACGCGGTCGTGGACGGGCCCCGCCAGCTCCTCGGGGATGCCGAGGACGGCGGCGAACGAGGAGGCGTCGGGGGCGTGTTCGTCGAGGGCGGCCAGCGCCTGATCGCCCCAGGAGCGCAGGGTGCCGGGCTCGAAGACATCGCCGGGCACGTAGACGGTGTGCACGGGCTGGCGGGTGCCGGGATCACCCGGGTAGCGGCGGGCGAGTTCCGCGTCGACCGCCGTGAGGGAGGCGCTGATCTCCTCGCTGACCGCACCGGCGAGGCTCGTTGCCACCTTCTCCTGCTGACCCATGACCATACCCTCCACGCTCTCGCTGTTTCCGCTTCCCGGAATCAACAATCCGTATAGTGAAGTTATAAGGCCGCTTGATCCCCGTCAATGCTCGCCCGGAACGGCCGCGGGCCGCGCGGTGGGGTTCACCGTGCGGCCCGGGGCGGGGGGTGTTCGCCGGGGGGTCAGCCCTTGCGGGTGTTGATCTCCTCGGTGAGCTGGGGCACGACGGCGAAGAGGTCGCCGACGACGCCGTAGTCGACGAGTTCGAAGATCGGGGCCTCGGCGTCCTTGTTGATCGCGACGATCGTCTTCGAGGTCTGCATGCCCGCCCGGTGCTGGATCGCTCCGGAGATGCCCGAGGCGATGTACAGCTGCGGGGAGACGGACTTGCCGGTCTGCCCGACCTGGGAGGTGTGCGGGTACCAGCCCGCGTCGACCGCCGCACGCGAAGCGCCCACCGCCGCCCCCAGACTGTCCGCGAGAGCCTCGATGAGCGGGAAGTTCTCCGCGCCGTTGACGCCCCGGCCGCCCGAGACGACGATCGCCGCCTCGGTCAGCTCCGGGCGCCCCGTCGACTCACGTGCCGTCCGCGAGACCACCTTCGTACCCGAGGCCGTCTCGCCGAACGACACCGTCAGCGCCTCGACCGTGCCGGCGGCGGCGGCCGGCTCGACGGGGGCGGAGTTCGGCTTGACCGTGATCACCGGAACACCCTTGGAGACCCGGGACCTGGTGGTGTAGGAGGCGGCGAACACGGCCTGCGTCGCCACCGGACCCTCGTCCCCGGCCTCCAGATCGGTGGCGTCGGTGATGATGCCCGACCCGATCCGCAGCGCGAGACGAGCGGCGATCTCCTTGCCCTCGGCCGAGGACACCACCAGCACCGCCGCGGGGGAGACGGCGTCGAACGCGGCCTGCAGCGCGTCGACCTTCGGCACCACCAGGTAGTCCGCGAACTCCGGGGCATCGGAGGTGAGGACCTTCACCGCACCGTGCTCACCCAGCACACCCGCAGTGCCCCCGGCACCCGCGCCCAGGGCCACCGCGACCGGGTCACCGATCCGACGCGCCAGCGTCAGCAACTCCAGCGTCGGCTTACGGACCGCACCGTCCACATGATCGACCAGAACCAGAACTTCAGCCATGACAACGCACTCCAGACAGACGAGAGAAGAGAAGGAGAAAAGAGAGGGAGAGGGAGGACCGGCCGTGCGGGATCAGATGAACTTCTGGCCCGCGAGGAACTCGGCGAGCTGCTTACCGCCCTCACCCTCGTCCTTCACGACCGTGCCCGCCGTGCGCGCCGGACGCTCCGTCGCGGAGTCGACCGCCGTCCACGCACCCGCCAGACCGACCTCGTCCGCGTCCAGCTCCAGGTCCTCCAGATCCAAGGACTCCACCGGCTTCTTCTTCGCCGCCATGATCCCCTTGAACGAGGGGTAACGCGCCTCACCCGACTGGTCGGTCACCGACACCACCGCCGGCAGCGACGCCTCCAACTGCTCCGAAGCGGTGTCACCGTCACGCCGCCCGGTCACCACACCCCCGGCCACCGACACCTCGGACAGCAGCGTCACCTGCGGCACACCCAGCCGCTCCGCCAGCAGCGCGGGCAGCACACCCATCACCCCGTCGGTGGAGGCCATCCCGCAGATCACCAGGTCGTACCCGGTCCTCTCGACCGCCTTCGCCAGCACCAGCGACGTGCCCATCACATCACTGCCGTGCAGATCGTCGTCCTCGACGTGAACCGCCTTGTCCGCACCCATCGACAACGCCTTGCGCAACGCGTCCTTGGCATCCTCCGGACCCACCGTCACCACGGTGATCTCCGCATCGTCCGCCCCGTCCGCGATCTGCAACGCCTGCTCGACCGCGTACTCGTCCAGCTCCGACAGCAGACCGTCGACATCCTCACGGTCCAGCGTCAGGTCATCGGCGAAACGCCGGTCACCGGTCGCGTCGGGCACGTACTTCACACAGACAACGATCCTCAAGCTCACGCCGGCTCTCCTACTGCATCGTCATTTCCGGGCTGCCTTGTTGCACGCAGCATAGGCGCCTTGTCGGGCCGGATCCGGTCAGGACGACCGAGGCTCCGAGCCCGATATTACTCGCCAGTACACCCAGACTGTTACCCCTGAGCAAGCGCATCGCACTGTGACCTTGCC is a window from the Streptomyces sp. MMBL 11-1 genome containing:
- a CDS encoding LacI family DNA-binding transcriptional regulator, translating into MDRTARHSETRYGNRPTMKDVAARAGVGLKTVSRVVNSEPGVTPDTERRVQEAIDALGFRRNDSARVLRKGRTASIGLVLEDLADPFYGPLSRAVEEVARAHGALLINGSSAEDPEREQELVLALCARRVDGLIVIPAGDDHRYLEPEIKAGIATVFVDRPAGHVDVDMVLSDSFGGSREGVAHLIAHGHRRIGFIGDQPRIHTATERLRGYHVAMRDAGITVEDGWVSLGSTEPERVRAAAEEMLSGPEPVTALFAGNNRVTVTAVRVIAERERPVALVGFDDIELADLLGITVISQDAAAVGRTAAEHLFRRLDGADHATARVELPTRLIPRGSGELPPG
- a CDS encoding electron transfer flavoprotein subunit alpha/FixB family protein, with amino-acid sequence MAEVLVLVDHVDGAVRKPTLELLTLARRIGDPVAVALGAGAGGTAGVLGEHGAVKVLTSDAPEFADYLVVPKVDALQAAFDAVSPAAVLVVSSAEGKEIAARLALRIGSGIITDATDLEAGDEGPVATQAVFAASYTTRSRVSKGVPVITVKPNSAPVEPAAAAGTVEALTVSFGETASGTKVVSRTARESTGRPELTEAAIVVSGGRGVNGAENFPLIEALADSLGAAVGASRAAVDAGWYPHTSQVGQTGKSVSPQLYIASGISGAIQHRAGMQTSKTIVAINKDAEAPIFELVDYGVVGDLFAVVPQLTEEINTRKG
- a CDS encoding electron transfer flavoprotein subunit beta/FixA family protein, translated to MSLRIVVCVKYVPDATGDRRFADDLTLDREDVDGLLSELDEYAVEQALQIADGADDAEITVVTVGPEDAKDALRKALSMGADKAVHVEDDDLHGSDVMGTSLVLAKAVERTGYDLVICGMASTDGVMGVLPALLAERLGVPQVTLLSEVSVAGGVVTGRRDGDTASEQLEASLPAVVSVTDQSGEARYPSFKGIMAAKKKPVESLDLEDLELDADEVGLAGAWTAVDSATERPARTAGTVVKDEGEGGKQLAEFLAGQKFI
- a CDS encoding MBL fold metallo-hydrolase, coding for MDLVEVTPQLHMFRFRIGQAHLWRDGTDLTLIDAGDVDSAAAIEDAIRTLGLAPAGLRRIVVTHGHRDHYGAAQELADRHGAEIIAHALDAPVVRGERPVPEPDLLDWELPLWEHGLTCPDAPPTRVDREVTGGEVLPFGDGARVVHAPGHTAGSIALHLPLHGVLFTGDSVASVERRVMLGVFNVDRAGAAATFRRLAALAPRTVCFGHGDPLTENAAALMEAAANGA
- a CDS encoding DUF6986 family protein; translated protein: MGQQEKVATSLAGAVSEEISASLTAVDAELARRYPGDPGTRQPVHTVYVPGDVFEPGTLRSWGDQALAALDEHAPDASSFAAVLGIPEELAGPVHDRVRAKLEREPVEDLRIDFEDGYGPRPDAEEDEAAARAARLVSEAYANGTAAPYMGIRMKCMEAGVRDRGIRTTDVFLSGLMAAGGLPEGLVLTLPKVTYPEQVTAFVQLLEAFEKAHGLDAGRIGFEIQIETSQSILAADGTAAVARMIDAARGRATGLHYGTFDYSACVGVSAAYQASDHPAADHAKAVMQVAAAGTGVRVSDGSTNVLPVGPADRVHEAWRLHYGLTRRALARAYYQGWDMHPAHLPTRYAAVYAFYREGLEPAAARLAAYVARAGGDVMDEPATAKALSGYLLRGIDCGALDTAEVARLTGLTRADLEAFASPRRGDLTVTAP
- a CDS encoding alpha/beta fold hydrolase is translated as MKGKLTRTFETPDGAVRWDVLGEGKPVVLLHGTPFSSLIWRDIAPALARDHRVYLWDLLGFGQSEQRDGQDVGPAAQAKVFTRLLEHWGLERPRVIAHDIGGAVALRPLLLDGARYADLTLVDAVACGDWGTGLFRLIRENADLFEQLPGYAHEALVESHLRHATHTGYRADVLAAHADPWRGERGRAAYYRQYRQADQAATDAFQHLLGDVPVPTRIIWGREDRFLPAHFAEQLHALIPHSELHWIEDAGHTVQEDAPAQLLALLTRDFRPAGPGA
- a CDS encoding CGNR zinc finger domain-containing protein — protein: MRRNPAPAELELVEDFCNTATHLHGEDDLARPETAARWLGARGFPAPADQGELDSLTEARETVRAFLVERTSPEAVDALNRLIASVAGAPAVRPDGALTLRPASGGAVAEVVRQVLEALLIHGLTGRHATRLKACAAPECRWVFYDRAPSSNGLWCDMDVCGARHKMRAYRARGGAAARRGA
- a CDS encoding ROK family protein — its product is MHTDLVAALDIGGTKIAGALVDGEGSLLVRAQRPTPAREGGEAVMGAVDEVLGELMASPLWGRAGSVGIGSAGPVDAAAGTVSPVNVPGWRDFPLVERVHKTAGGLPVALVGDGVAMTAAEHWLGAARGYDNALCLVVSTGVGGGLVLGGTPRPGPSGNAGHIGHISVDLDGDPCPCGARGCVEGIASGPNIARRALANGWRPGPDGDATAAAVAVAARAGDPVAIASYERAAQALAAGIAATATLADLDIAVVGGGVAGAGDVLFVPLRRSLRDYATLSYLRRLTVAPAVMGTDAGLVGAAAAAIALR
- a CDS encoding NUDIX domain-containing protein, with protein sequence MIVWINGAFSAGKTSAAGELIDLIPNSTLYDPEITGAGLRGLLPQKRLAEVTDFQDLPIWRRLVVDTAAALLAEVPGVLVVPMTLLRQEYRDEIFGGLASRRIPVRHVALAPEETILRRRIAGREEFPGDEEQSERVRRWAYEHIGPYRDALDWITEDAHVVDNSALTPRETAERIADAVRTGNAAPCPIVQSPEPTAETVAAGVLLFDEQDRVLLVDPTYKPGWEFPGGVVEAGEAPARAGIREVAEEIGLRLDRVPTLLLVDWESPRPPGYGGLRFLFDGGLLRSEDAGRLLLPGSELRGWRFVTEEEAAGLLPPTRYERLRWALRARERSTVLNLEAGVPVG